The Hyla sarda isolate aHylSar1 chromosome 2, aHylSar1.hap1, whole genome shotgun sequence genome includes the window CAAATttatacattacttctattttgcGAACATGTTCAGTAGTATTTACTTCCTTACTGCTCTGAGTGTGGACCGTTACTTGAGTTTAACCTCTTCTTCTGTTTTCTGGCAACAAAACCAACAAAAACTCCGCAAGGGAATTTGCATTGCCATCTGTGTGATATCGGCCATATTTCCTATCCCAGAAGTCATCCATATGCAACTGGTGGATATCATAGACCCCGAGTGTATATTCATGGCACCATTTGAGACTTACGATGAATGGGCTTTGGCTGTTACCCTAATGACAACTATTCTTGGATTCATAATTCCTTTCTTCATAATCCTTGTCTTCAACGTAATGACAGCCTGTCACCTTAGGAAATCTAGAAGACCAGAAAGCAGTAAACACTGTCGTCTTATCTATGCCTATATATTGACGTTCCTACTCAGCTGGCTTCCCTACCATTCTACTCAGATAGCACTAATTTTGCATGGAAGCTACATTAATTTGCACTGCCATGCAATTGCTGTCCTTTATTTCCTCTATGATATAATTGATTGTATATCCTTGTTTCACTGTATGGCTAATCCAATTCTTTACAATATTTTCAGTAAGGATTTCAGAGGCAGATTTATTAATGCAGTAGTTAAGTACATTCCTAAAGATAATAAAGACGGTAATGCCAATCCGGCCGAACAATCTACATCCACCACAGATCACTCTGTTGTAATAACCGCAGAACCTGCCGTCTTGACAAATGTAGTCCGTGTCTCAGAAGATAAAGTCATGTAATGTTAAGCTT containing:
- the GPR182 gene encoding G-protein coupled receptor 182, encoding MAEENIHNLTDLLNFLNSSFTLCAVDLDEGVKKAFLFILYLVTFVLGLAGNLLVVWVNWQSRRRRSSINLYIFSMAVADLGVVLSLPFWMLQAMLDYTWLWGGFMCKFIHYFYFANMFSSIYFLTALSVDRYLSLTSSSVFWQQNQQKLRKGICIAICVISAIFPIPEVIHMQLVDIIDPECIFMAPFETYDEWALAVTLMTTILGFIIPFFIILVFNVMTACHLRKSRRPESSKHCRLIYAYILTFLLSWLPYHSTQIALILHGSYINLHCHAIAVLYFLYDIIDCISLFHCMANPILYNIFSKDFRGRFINAVVKYIPKDNKDGNANPAEQSTSTTDHSVVITAEPAVLTNVVRVSEDKVM